One Xylocopa sonorina isolate GNS202 unplaced genomic scaffold, iyXylSono1_principal scaffold0014, whole genome shotgun sequence genomic window carries:
- the LOC143431715 gene encoding multiple inositol polyphosphate phosphatase 1-like: MNAPVLLLIFLINHVYTRDHDFCFTDEKDSYLYMATKTAYHFVHAGKTRFQDVPNCRAEQIWMFATHGTQCPTEAEITEMLTLTELQTQIINNHEARNNGRMCNSDLEYLKKWKPNEYLVTERAEDLTPQGVEDMKLLAGRLLSNFPQLLQSSSENRTSKEYVFKTTDARGGMEDFMNKLFGDRHAIEAEQVSLNDTLLTMHKSCDTWDNRGSNISMEEVTRFEEGPEFQSLIQNVSRRLGFLYNISKESILTMYNMCRYEKAWAVVQLSAWCAAFSKEELRVLEYREDLYYYYKAGYGREINALLGCTLLQDMMNHFWKVELDKDSSEPKAVFYFSDIISLQNLLTTLNINKDQTQLTAYNYKDMAKRQWRTSFMSSFSANLIAVFYRCDSSSEPNKVMFYLAEKLVLLDGCDVGLCDWEYLKQKFNPVLKHCNLNVCWSGNGVVSAPNLLLLLLLSCFSLVFAQK, from the exons ATGAATGCACCAGTGCTACTGctgatttttttaataaatcaCGTTTACACACGCGACCATGACTTCTGTTTCACGGACGAGAAGGATTCGTACCTGTACATGGCCACCAAAACTGCCTACCATTTTGTTCACGCGGGAAAAACTCGATTCCAAGATGTACCTA ACTGCCGTGCAGAACAAATTTGGATGTTCGCTACACATGGCACACAGTGTCCAACAGAAGCAGAAATTACAGAAATGCTCACTCTAACAGAACTTCAGACTCAAATCATTAACAATCACGAAGCACGGAACA atGGTCGCATGTGCAACAGCGATTTGGAGTATCTGAAGAAATGGAAGCCAAACGAGTACCTCGTAACCGAGAGAGCTGAAGATCTGACGCCACAAGGCGTCGAGGACATGAAACTGCTCGCTGGACGTTTGTTAAGCAATTTTCCACAGCTTCTGCAATCTAGCAGCGAGAACAGAACGTCTAAAGAATATGTA TTTAAAACCACAGACGCTCGTGGCGGTATGGAAGACTTTATGAACAAATTGTTTGGTGATAGACACGCTATAGAGGCAGAACAAGTTTCTTTGAATGATACTTTGCTTACA ATGCACAAATCATGCGACACATGGGACAACAGAGGAAGCAACATCTCGATGGAGGAGGTGACCAGGTTCGAAGAGGGTCCAGAGTTTCAGAGCCTGATACAAAACGTCAGCAGACGCCTTGGCTTTCTGTACAACATCTCCAAAG AGTCGATTCTGACAATGTACAATATGTGTCGCTACGAGAAGGCTTGGGCAGTGGTGCAACTCTCAGCCTGGTGCGCCGCTTTCAGCAAGGAGGAGCTTCGTGTGCTGGAATATCGCGAGGATCTCTATTATTACTACAAAGCCGGATACGGACGTGAAATCAACGCGCTGCTGGGCTGCACTCTTTTGCAAGATATGATGAATCACTTCTG GAAAGTCGAGCTGGACAAGGACTCGAGCGAACCCAAAGCAGTGTTTTACTTCAGCGATATCATAAGCCTGCAAAATCTGCTAACCACGTTGAACATCAACAAGGATCAGACGCAGTTAACCGCTTACAATTACAAGGATATGGCGAAACGACAGTGGAGGACGTCGTTCATGTCCTCTTTCTCAGCGAACCTTATCGCTGTGTTTTACAG ATGCGACAGCAGCAGCGAACCAAACAAAGTGATGTTTTACTTGGCTGAGAAGCTGGTCCTGCTCGACGGATGCGACGTGGGCCTGTGCGATTGGGAATACCTGAAGCAGAAGTTCAATCCAGTCCTCAAGCATTGCAATCTCAACGTCTGCTGGAGCGGAAACGGCGTCGTCTCTGCGCCAAATCTGctgctcctcctcctcctctcatGCTTCTCTCTAGTCTTCGCGCAGAAATAG
- the LOC143431757 gene encoding multiple inositol polyphosphate phosphatase 1-like, with amino-acid sequence MFDTKVTVVLITLCFTRSALSDAEANYCYADDKNPYLLHSTTTAYEVEHGLIANTTLPNCKPIQIWMLARHGTRYPTKDEIHSMKHNLPEIQRSILENSEAGNGSLCQKDLEKLKSWKLDSNVNKNNRKFLTKQGEEDLLQLGRRFKHYFPDLLQSYPPDVLEDKYKFRSTDTQRTIASMKNFISGLFGNITVNNTVVVPTAEDVLLKLYKICKPWLDQGNNSEADKFASSPIYGQVLADISQRLGFSRSLSHDDVRVMHIACAYESAWNIKERSPWCAAFMKDQLKVFEYERDLHYYYYASYGRNLSNIIGCPLVQDMFKHFTEVERGESSAEPQGIFYFSHSSALQLFFTAMGIAKDSAPLKASNFESMRDRKWDTSHIVPFATNIAAIFYKCDSSSKVRFYLNEKPLDFEGCEDGVCDWEYLKKRLEPSLLNCNIDFCFK; translated from the exons atgttcgaTACGAAGGTCACAGTCGTACTAATCACCCTTTGCTTCACTCGATCAGCTTTAAGCGATGCTGAAGCCAATTACTGCTACGCTGATGACAAGAATCCTTATCTCCTTCATTCAACGACCACAGCTTACGAGGTCGAGCATGGTTTAATCGCGAATACCACTCTGCCAA ATTGCAAGCCGATACAAATTTGGATGCTTGCCAGACACGGCACTCGTTATCCCACCAAAGATGAGATTCACAGTATGAAGCATAATTTGCCAGAGATTCAGCGCAGTATCTTAGAAAACTCAGAAGCAGGAA ATGGCAGTTTGTGTCAGAAAGACCTGGAGAAGCTGAAATCATGGAAACTGGACTCGaatgttaataaaaataatagaaaGTTCCTAACGAAGCAGGGAGAAGAGGATCTGTTGCAGCTCGGCAGGCGTTTCAAGCATTATTTCCCTGATCTCCTGCAATCTTATCCACCCGATGTCTTAGAAGATAAATACAAA TTCAGATCCACGGATACACAGAGAACGATAGCTAGCATGAAGAACTTTATCAGTGGTCTCTTCGGTAATATTACTGTCAATAACACGGTGGTAGTGCCAACTGCTGAGGATGTTCTGTTGAAG CTGTACAAAATTTGCAAGCCATGGTTGGACCAAGGAAATAACTCTGAAGCTGATAAGTTCGCGAGCAGTCCAATATATGGCCAAGTACTCGCCGACATTAGTCAACGGCTTGGATTTTCGCGAAGCCTTTCACATG ACGATGTTCGAGTTATGCACATTGCATGCGCTTATGAGAGCGCTTGGAACATCAAAGAACGGTCTCCCTGGTGCGCAGCATTTATGAAAGACCAGCTGAAGGTATTCGAGTACGAGAGAGACCTGCATTACTATTATTACGCCAGCTATGGGCGAAACCTGAGCAATATTATCGGATGCCCTCTGGTGCAGGACATGTTCAAGCATTTCAC GGAAGTCGAGAGGGGCGAATCGAGCGCAGAACCTCAGGGTATCTTCTACTTCAGCCACAGTTCAGCTCTACAGCTGTTTTTCACTGCCATGGGCATCGCTAAGGACTCTGCGCCTTTGAAAGCCTCCAATTTTGAAAGCATGAGGGACAGAAAGTGGGATACCTCTCATATCGTGCCATTCGCTACAAACATCGCTGCCATTTTTTACAA ATGCGACTCGTCGAGCAAAGTTCGATTTTACTTGAACGAGAAGCCTCTGGACTTCGAGGGCTGCGAGGACGGCGTCTGCGATTGGGAATACCTGAAGAAGAGGCTGGAGCCGAGCTTATTGAATTGTAACATAGACTTTTGTTTCAAATGA